The stretch of DNA tcacatatttatcatttctataattagcacattacacagttgccatttttcgacgttagagtattcccttctataccattgcaaatggtacatatttacacagtagccatttaggcgaaagagttttctatctgttcttccattatccacagttaagactggacagcggaggcagtcgttgatccattgttgagttatttatagaacagcagcccgatatttctgcagagcagagcagttgtatggatgaatcgatcttatttcgaccgtggatcgatctccatcgctgatgattgttgcgtggacgtagttattctgtaacaatacaaagatggtcaatgggggccctgagttttgaactcacgatcgatcgcttactaagcgaacgcgcaaccaatgtggctacggagaccccctttatTCAATTTAGATTATTAACAAATGCAAAGATGCGTCTGCATCGATCGGAGTATCACTTAGAACTAACTTTCGCTTCGTTTTATTCGCCGGGGGGTATGCCAATCGTcccacatatatatatatatatatatatatatatatatatatatatatatatatatatatatatatatatagatttcaagtatgcaaagttgcttgaatgaccaatgtctttacacccacaacgtttcactgtaaTCTGAGATATTGCGGCCAATCTACAATCTACAATATATAATGTAGATATTATTCGTTCGCGGCCGTCATCTCCAAGACGAAggtaaaaaagcgctatattttttaaattatataatttATTGTATTATTGAAATAAAAGCATTGAAACATTATATCTGTTGGAAATTTCCATATAAACTGTGATGATAATCGATCATTAAAAAAAGAACCTTTTATGTGGGTGTATAAGTTTGTGATGCAATATAAAATATGTCTAGTTTAGACAGAACTTATTTAAAAAGAATATCATGGATAAAGCTATTCTCAATTACGCGTTGCACTTTTCTTATCTTAATATAAAAGAGGGCTAGAAATAGACAGAAACATTCCTCATTTTCTACGGAAAGCAATTCAGTattcagaaaaactttttgaaaaattaggATTGTCCCACTCTGGTTCCAGCCATCTCGTACTCTTCATTAAACTTGtaataattttaataacaaacataatataaatattgaataatcTTAATAACAGCTTTTGCTACCACCAAAAATACGACCTCTCAAATCACAACGCAATACGCATTACATTTGCACTTAATtgtttgatgtaaaaattgATATACTAGCTCGAAAATGTAATCTTATCTTAATGTAATTGTTGGAAAAATGTGATTCATGTTACAGAAATTTTCATGTGGTCTCGGCCCGTGGATCGAGCGCATGAATTGCTTGCGTCAGTGTGGGCCCTCCTTTCACCGTTATGCCCTTCTTGCCCATCTCGCTCAAACGTTCTTCCAGAAGACTACGATCGCGACCACGTTGCCACCtgatgaaaacaaaacacaaattgctAATCTATTGAATACGTATATGGTGTTTATCTTACCACAGGTGCAAACAAGTTTGCAACAGAGGAATATAAAGCACGAGGAGATCAGTGTCGCACACATGTTCAtatcggttcccggaataaatcgccacagaaaacgactgcaacagaaaccaccgcttataaaatgtgtagtaggctataaatattgtggcgcggtattgtatttcaaaacaagaattaaccgggcaaacgtatcgccccaggcaaacgtaacgccccgggcagacgtataccgtccgacgctcgctagagctcggtcggacattgctaaaggatcgtatcctatgtttcaaactaaccgggcaatcagtggatcccaggtttgcgtgcgagacaccgccgcttccgacggcgggtcggcggtggactcggattgcgtcatcttggcggcatgggccgcctcgattccttatcctcgccaaatggggacttcgtccccattacattgtcctcagaataaatttcgaaaaacgagaacaagagaataaatttataatagaaatgtgaggcacatgatgtttttcccgcgccaaatatttctagcctactacactttttctaagcggttgtttctgttgcagttgtttactgtggcgatttattccggtcaccgttcATATCTTCTTAGTGCCAATTCAGCCCACTGTTCCGCCAGGGGATGTGGGATCGGAGACGTTGTACAAGCGGCTACTAGCCGACAGAGCAACAGCAGTACGCACTTGGATTTGTCCAGGAAGATTTTGTTCAACATTCGGAAAGTGTTCTCCAAGATCGGCACAGCGAACTCATTTCTTCGTTCGTCTAACAACTGGCAGGCTTTACGTAGCTCATCACCCTGTAAAAATTCTAGAAAATGGCCCGAATCACGCAGGGAAGGCACGGAAATGATATGGTCGAGGAAGGTTTCAAAGGCTAGACTTCGTTCGCCAATCAACTCTGCGGTAAAGTTTCCCATCAGAACCTTCTTGGGGAAAAACACGTTCTGTAGCAACAGGGGATGTTCTTTCCGAAGTCCTTCGTATAGTTTGAGAAAATGCGTATAGCGACGCTCGATACTCGTTGGATTAGGGTCCGGCTCGATACCATCTTTGCGAACGTTCACTACGTATAGGACATATTTTTTGTTGCCGGTTGAAGAACCAATTGCGTCGGTTGTCTCTGGCGGAAGCACACGAGCGTAGAGAATTTCGAAGCAAAGAACGATACGGCCATTCTTGGGCAGGGGCCGTCTAGTTGGACGTTGCCAGGCACCTAAAAGTGAGTTACAAGTTTGAATCGACCACAAATAGTTATAACGCTAAAATGGCATATATGTAACAGATAGTGGTAGcttaatattcaaaataatagTAACGAAACGAGTATGAAGACATAATACAAAACTGTTTTCTGCACATGAGTTCAGCTTCTAATTTTAGACCAACAACAATAAAAAGTCACAATATGTACACTAATCTTCGCTAACTAAAATGACCTGATTATATGCGGCAATGCGATTTGATGTCTGGAAACTAAAGAAACAAAGGCCGTACACAACTAAGAGCGCAAAAAATTCCAATATTGTTTGGAGTGCGATCGGACAAGTAAACAAATAGGCTACACACAGCCTACGTAATAAACCGAGATGACTCACAGTTATCTAGAATAAGCACAAAATAAACATTGTATCACCGATCTAAACGGCTCGTTTCACACGAAAATGAAAGCTGATTGCATCACAGATTTAACACTGGCGGGATACCTTGCGCAGGGCTTCTGGTTTTGGTTTCTATAATCAACGTACTTTGCTCGAACGCCTCAACGATGCACTCTGGTTCGCTCTCTATCGCATCTTCGTCCGCAGCTTCATTCAGGGCATCTACCGAAATACGATGGCCAACAATCGCAGAATGCATCACAAGCAACAATATTTTGATGCGATAATTCAAAAAGTATCACAGCAAAGaacgaattgaaaaatttccacTATCACAAGAGTAGTAATTCAATAATTGAATGGAATATTATCGCCCTACATTACACCCTTCCGCAAACGCAATGTTAGTGAGTGTGTTTACTTTGTTTACAAATCAATGAGAACTAAAACCGACCGACTGACTGACTCACGAAAGGCTAGCCGTGAAATGAAATTcctttgtgttgttttgatcCAGTCGTCGGGTTGTTTTGTCGCAATTCAGCTGAGTGGGTGCGTTTAGTGACTTAAATTTGACACACTGTGTTGACATTTTCACGAAATTCGAGACATCGAAGGTACAGTGTCGCCTTCTGCAATTGATGAACCTAGGTTAGATTCACAACCAGATGGCATTTGGAATTGaagaatttacgttggatttacaaccagatggcgcagcgagtaaaatgaggatgttttgtttttttgatataaaactcgttcaaattttctagaaaaatcagaatttatcttcaaatttcccggtttcacacATTCGTTTTACTTTAAATAGGTtagaaaatcgccattttacaatgtggtatatatattttgaaaaatagctTGGTATAAGTATTataacttcaattttttcaactaggtaaataatGAGTAGCATTTGTTGCGCTAAGAATACTACAAAtctttctcgtatcggccctcacattatcaatgatatcaTCCAAATCAATATGATCGATTTCATCCCCATTGACCACAGTATTAATAACCagtatgcatcatcaaacttaaaattttcgaagattatcaatgactTTAGTCCAATTGCGTGTTGTagccatcgtaaatatacaaagccctaactttcttaccatatactgacgacatttaatggttgaaatgaatctaaacaGAAATAATATGAAAAATCGCGACCGAATcctgcttttcagtgcgtaaaataaacaaacaccctcacttttgtggttctgagctctaatgtagatgtcgcataagctgattcagctttgcgtcaattcgtttcaattttttagaaaaccagaatttttttcaaattacccGGTTTCAAGTATTCTCTCCTCgatgaaaaaattagaaaatcgtcattttaaATTGTTCCATTCATAACATATGAAGAATGGCTTGGTTTAAATGTAtcaatttacttttttttactagGGTAGCATATGTTGCGCTTCAAATGCTgcagatccttctcgtatcggcggAACGGAATCCCCTACATAGTCAACCAccttaatatgatatcgattgtATCGCCATTATCCACAGAAAAATGTGCAGAAGTTAGTGCTCATGCATTATCAAACGCTCAAAATTAGATAGAGTTTTGTTCAATCACGGATTTAAATCCATTGTAAATacacaaaaaatcaaactttcttaccatttactgACGACATTTATTGTATCAAATGAATTGAAATAGAAACTAATTAAAATAATCACGATCGAATCTCGCTTCTAAGCGCGTAGAAATAGTaaaagtcttggtccttattggcgaaaaacacTGGCAATAGATTTTAAAAATCTTCTGTTGATCCCAATTTCTgatcactcaggaagtttttcAATGCGAGAGAAAGAAGGTAATCACTTGGTTCCAGATCCGGAtcatatggtggatgcattaaaacatcccaaccaATCTCCCGGatttgtgtggccttgcgttgtcttgATAGAACACAACACCTCCCCTGTTGGCCAATTTTGGGCGTTTCCGGTCAATCCTAGTTTCatacggtccatttgttgacattaTGGATCTAAATCTAGAGTATTAcactaaaataataaaaaaaaaatttaattaattaaaaatattaGCGTAAGATAATATTAGCGTgcagaatttgaatttgaatatccATGCGCAGCAGGCGCTGACTTTAAACCTAGAAATAAAATTTCCATTAGTAACTGTGTTCTCAACCAAAGCAGTAGTTTGTTCTTCGGCTCTATCCgagaggttatgggcccagcgaAAAACTGAAGAAAGTTCGAGAATAGTGAAGAAAAAATGTCGACTGGAGGTAGTAACTCAGGAGGAAGCGGAAGCGGCGAACCAGCACCGGTACCAGCAGCAGCTCAAGTTCAAAATTTGTCAACCCTACCGTCCATAGAACGCCTGACTGGTTGCGGTGGAAAAATTTTGGAACTTGAGGACCTGTGGGATGCGGTGAAGCCGATAGCGAATGCTGATGGAATTTTCCCAGCCGTCGACCAACGGAAGGATAGGAAAGCGCGTACGAAAATCATCCTTTTACTTGATCCGATCAACTACGTTCACGTGAAGGACGCAAGAACCGCAAGTGAGTGTTGGGCAAAACTGGAAGCAGCGTTTGAAGACACCGGTTTGACCCGGCGAGTAGGACTCCTGCGAAAGCTCATCACCACAACGATGGCCGCATGCGATTCTGTGGACCAGTACGTCACCCAGATCATTTCCACCGCCCACCAGCTTCGAGGCATTGGATTTGATATCTCTGAGGAATGGATCGGAACGTTGCTGTTAGCAGGTCTACCGGACGAGTACAAACCCATGATAATGGCATTGGAAAGCTCTGGGACTGCGATTACAGGGGACAGCATCAAAACGAAATTGCTACAAGAAGTGCAAACGCAAACCGACCGAACCgcattttttgggaaaaggACACCTCAACCGAGGAAGAAGCAAAGCGCAGCCGAAAGCAGGTCAGCAGAGCAGCCCAAGGGACCCAAATGCAAGCGGTGCAAGAAGTTTGGCCACATCGCCCGAGAATGCCCAGCGAATCAACGAGGATCAGCGTTTAGTGCCGTGTTATCGACTAACAACGGTGCGGATGACGAAGCTTGGTATTTTGATTCAGGAGCGTCGGATCATTTCACCAACAACCGAAAACTTCTGGTGAACACAAGGGATGCACGCGGTGTAGTTATAGCAGCAGACAAAGTGACGATGAATATCGTTGCGAGTGGCCTGGTCAAGCTAGATGCGAAGTGTACTCCCGAAAGCCCACCGATAGAAGTCAACGGCGTGAAATTCATCCCCGAAATGTCCAACAACCTTCTTTCGGTAAGTCAAATCGTTCGCCGTGGACACGTGGTGCAATTTTCTCTAACCGGAGTCAAGGTGATCGACCCATCGGGCGTCGTCATAGCAACGGGTTGCCATGACATCGAGAAAGGACTGTTTCGGTTCGAAGGGAAAAAGACTATAGCAACGTCACTGGCATGCACATCAAGCAATATCGACACGTGGCACAGGAGAATGGGTCACCTGAATGTAGGCAGCCTGAAGCAGCTGAAAGGTGGTCTAGCTTCTGGTATACAGTTCGATGAAACGACTTGTGGAAATTGTGTCGTCTGTGCGATGGGAAAACAGTCCCGTCTACCTTTTCCTAAGGAGGGACATCGTGCAGGTCAAGTGCTGGAGGTCGTCCATTCAGACATTTGCGGTCCGATGGAGGAGACATCGTTGGGCGGAAGTCGATACTACGTGTCCTTCACCGACGATAAGACGAGACGAATTTCCATCTATTTTCTGGAGACCAAGTCCGAAGCCGAGGTGCTGCGAGCGTTCATCCACTACCACAGTCTCGCAGAGCGGCAAACCGGATGCAAATTGAAAATTCTTCGGACAGACAATGGTAAGGAATACACCAATAAGTCTTTCCAGAACCGGCTGAGAGTATTGGGCATCCGGCACCAGACGTCAACGGAGTATACCCCGGAGCAAAACGGTCTGGCCGAGCGAGTTAATCGCACCATCGTCGAGCGGGCTCGATGCATATTGTTTGAAGCGAAGCTACCGAAGGCATTCTGGGCCGAAGCGGTGGCAGCTGCAACGTACTTGGTCAACCGTTCCCCGACCAAAGGGCACAAGCAAACACCGGAGGAGGCTTGGAGTGGCCGTAAGCCGGATTTGTCACACATCCGTGTGATTGGTGCCAAGGTGATGGCACACATTCCCAAGCAAAAACGGCGCAAATGGGATCCCAAGTCCAAGGAATCGATTCTCGTGGGTTTCGATGAAGATACCAAGGCATACCGCTTGTATGATACCGCCACGAAGAAGGTTTTCAGCGCAACGTTCAGCCATCGGTTGGTTCGTCGTTTGGATCGGCATCGGCTACCGAATCGGAGCAGCAACGTATGAAGAAGGGCAACTGTCTCGCTAGCCGCACCGCTAGTGACCCCCGTAGTTTCAAGGAGGCGTTACAATTCGCAGACGCCGAACTTTGGAAAGCTGCAATGATCGAAGAATATCAAGCGTGAGTGAGGAACAACACATGGGAGCTCGTCGATCTACCCCCCGGTGAGCGTGCAATTGGTTGCAAGTGGCTGTTTAAAACCAAGGAGGACGAAAAGGGCAACATCGTGCGGCACAAGGCCAGGATCGTGGCGCAAGGCTTCACCCAGAAGTTTGGTGTCGATTACGACGAAGTTTTCGCACCTGTGGCGAAGCAAGTCACGTTTCGCACGTTGCTAACCGTCGCTGCACGGAAGAATCTGACTGTGAAGCACGTAGATGTCAAGACGGCGTATCTTAACGGAGAGCTGGATGAAGTCATCTATATGCGCCAACCCGATGGTTTCCATACCGGAAATGACCGCTTGAGGAGGAGCCTATACGGACTCAAACAGTCAGCGCGAGTATGGAACAAGAAGGTGGATTCTATCTTCAAGGCCATAGGGTTTATCCAGTCGAAGGCAGATCCATGCCTATACATCCGGAAGAAAGGAGGAGCATTAACGTACATCCAAATCTACGTGGATGATATGGTCATCGTCGCGCAGTCAGAGGAAGAGTTCCGCTCCATCTTGGGATACCTAGAGCAACAGTTCGCCGTTACCAACCTGGGAGATCTTCATCATTTCTTGGGTATGGAGGTAGAACGTTGCCAGAATGGCTTCAAATTGAACCAACAGACTTACATCAAGAAGCTAGTCAAGAGGTTCAGCTTGGAAAATGCCAAACCGTCGAAGGTTCCCATCGATCCAGGCTATTTGCAGCTGAAGGAGGAGGAGCATGACCAGCTACCGAATAACCACCAATTCATTATCCTTATTGGAGGATTGCTTTTCGTGGCACTGCACACTCGTCCGGATATTGCAGTAAGCACGACAATCCTGGCGCAGAAATCCAGTTGCCCCAACCAACAAGACTGGAATGAAGCTAAGCGAGTGCTGCGATATCTAGCAACAAGCAGTCACCTCAAGCTGGCACTGGGATGCAACAGCGATGGCTTGTCGCTATACGCTGACGCGGATTGGGCAGGAGACCAGCGGGACCGGAAGTCTAAATCTGGGCATTTGATCATGTTCGGAGGAGGCCTGATCCAGTGGGGTTCCAGAAAGCAGTCGTGTGTGGCCCTCAGCACAACTGAAGCCGAACTGGTTGCACTTGCAGAGGGATGCCAAGAGCTTATCTGGACGAAGCGATTGATGGATGAAATCGGCGAGTCTTCAACCCAGCCAATTCCAGTATACGAAGATAACCAGAGCTGCATCAAGGTAATCGAAAGCGACCGTTTGGAGCGAAGGACGAAACACATTGAAACGAAATTCTTTTTC from Toxorhynchites rutilus septentrionalis strain SRP chromosome 3, ASM2978413v1, whole genome shotgun sequence encodes:
- the LOC129776091 gene encoding sorting nexin-21 isoform X2, which produces MHSAIVGHRISVDALNEAADEDAIESEPECIVEAFEQSAWQRPTRRPLPKNGRIVLCFEILYARVLPPETTDAIGSSTGNKKYVLYVVNVRKDGIEPDPNPTSIERRYTHFLKLYEGLRKEHPLLLQNVFFPKKVLMGNFTAELIGERSLAFETFLDHIISVPSLRDSGHFLEFLQGDELRKACQLLDERRNEFAVPILENTFRMLNKIFLDKSKCVLLLLCRLVAACTTSPIPHPLAEQWAELALRRYEHVCDTDLLVLYIPLLQTCLHLWWQRGRDRSLLEERLSEMGKKGITVKGGPTLTQAIHALDPRAETT
- the LOC129776091 gene encoding sorting nexin-21 isoform X1; this encodes MHSAIVGHRISVDALNEAADEDAIESEPECIVEAFEQSTLIIETKTRSPAQGAWQRPTRRPLPKNGRIVLCFEILYARVLPPETTDAIGSSTGNKKYVLYVVNVRKDGIEPDPNPTSIERRYTHFLKLYEGLRKEHPLLLQNVFFPKKVLMGNFTAELIGERSLAFETFLDHIISVPSLRDSGHFLEFLQGDELRKACQLLDERRNEFAVPILENTFRMLNKIFLDKSKCVLLLLCRLVAACTTSPIPHPLAEQWAELALRRYEHVCDTDLLVLYIPLLQTCLHLWWQRGRDRSLLEERLSEMGKKGITVKGGPTLTQAIHALDPRAETT